Proteins from a genomic interval of Scophthalmus maximus strain ysfricsl-2021 chromosome 22, ASM2237912v1, whole genome shotgun sequence:
- the LOC118291801 gene encoding BCL2/adenovirus E1B 19 kDa protein-interacting protein 2-like isoform X5: protein MEARGAEPEDHALRSTAAEQLTSSDTTSDTTTNTTTDTTDTTTDTTTDTTSTTTDTTSTNIDTTSTTADTTTDTTSTITDTTSTTADTTTDTTSTITDTTSTTADTTTDTTSTTSDTTTDTTSTTTDTTSTTNDTTSTTTDTTSTTTSTITTTAADGCTSSVSPADQPAGGEELTSDLQPGATEEESSTRDRPDRPSSLPLSSTRPVKKKVLVAPPLSLSLGRSESTVSDDFLSGILSPAPEDDDDTGLDFDLDAMETPSDTESLHFPVYDLDLEDDLRRLGVASHRRRPVGSGPRSRSDSVLGLDALEREDVLDAQGTRWRCFSSGEPLHQSRVNMSVLQPFLRVLSHGGYYGDGMNDIIVFSSCYLPQNRLENYQHVMDNLFRYVVGTLDLMVAENYVMVYLCAGGQKDKLPEFSWLRECYTTIDRRLRKNLKFFYVVHPTWYIKALITIIKPFISSKFSRKLRFINSLQELSDFLPTEHVQIPDCVRQYDQSLTR, encoded by the exons atggaGGCCAGAGGGGCGGAGCCAGAGGACCACGCCCTCAG GTCGACGGCCGCGGAACAGCTGACAAGTTCTGATACTACTTCCGATACTACAACTAATACTACCACtgatactactgatactactaccGATACAACCACTGATACTACCAGTACTACCACTGATACTACCAGTACTAATATTGATACTACCAGTACTACTGCTgatactactactgatactaccAGTACTATTACTGATACTACCAGTACTACTGCTgatactactactgatactaccAGTACTATTACTGATACTACCAGTACTACTGCTgatactactactgatactaccAGTACTACTAGTGATACTACAACTGATACTACCAGTACTACCACTGATACTACCAGTACTACTAATGATACTACCAGTACTACCACTGATACTACCAGTACTACTACCAGTACTATCACTACAACTGCAGCTGATGGTTGTacttcctctgtgtctcctgCTGATCAACCAG CAGGTGGTGAggagctgacctctgacctccagccaG GAGCGACAGAGGAGGAGTCTTCGACCAGAGACAGACCAG atCGTCCCAGCAGTCTGCCCTTGTCCAGCACGCGACCAGTGAAGAAGAAGGTGCTGGTGGCTCCGCCCCTCAGTTTGTCTCTTG GTCGCAGCGAGTCCACGGTCTCTGACGACTTCCTGTCGGGCATCCTCTCCCCCGCCCCCGAAGACGACGATGACACAGGGCTGGACTTCGACCTGGATGCCATGGAAACGCCCTCTGACACCGAGTCGCTGCACTTCCCTGTCTATGACCTCGACCTGGagg aCGACCTGCGGCGTCTGGGTGTGGCATCCCACCGCCGTAGACCGGTCGGCTCCGGTCCCAGGTCCAGGTCCGACTCTGTTCTGGGGCTGGACGCCCTGGAGAGGGAGGACGTGCTGGACGCTCAGGGCACCAGGTGGCGCTGTTTCTCCTCAGGCGAGCCGCTGCACCAGAGCCGCGTCAACATGAGCGTCCTGCAGCCGTTCCTCCGGGTGCTGTCCCACGGAG GTTACTATGGAGACGGTATGAATGATATCATCGTGTTCTCCTCCTGTTACCTGCCACAGAACCGTCTGGAGAACTACCAGCACGTGATGGACAACCTGTTCAG gtACGTCGTGGGGACTCTGGATCTGATGGTTGCAGAAAACTATGTGATGGTTTATCTTTGTGCCGGAGGTCAGAAAGACAAACTCCCAGAATTCAGCTGGCTCAGGGAGTGTTACACCACCATCGACAGGAG actgAGGAAGAACCTGAAGTTTTTCTACGTGGTTCATCCGACCTGGTACATCAAAGCTCTGATCACCATCATCAAACCCTTCATCAG ctctaAGTTCAGCAGGAAGCTCCGGTTCATCAACAGCCTTCAGGAACTGTCGGACTTCCTCcccactgagcatgtgcagATCCCAGACTGCGTCCGACA GTACGACCAGAGTCTGACCAGGTGA
- the LOC118291801 gene encoding bcl-2/adenovirus E1B 19 kDa-interacting protein 2-like protein isoform X2: MVTGLGPRHGNTPHLCFHTGLWSQLFVLKLSHPSHPSHLPGCCRGREFQLTPRRRRAHLLLSSIMEARGAEPEDHALRSTAAEQLTSSDTTSDTTTNTTTDTTDTTTDTTTDTTSTTTDTTSTNIDTTSTTADTTTDTTSTITDTTSTTADTTTDTTSTITDTTSTTADTTTDTTSTTSDTTTDTTSTTTDTTSTTNDTTSTTTDTTSTTTSTITTTAADGCTSSVSPADQPAGGEELTSDLQPGATEEESSTRDRPDRPSSLPLSSTRPVKKKVLVAPPLSLSLGRSESTVSDDFLSGILSPAPEDDDDTGLDFDLDAMETPSDTESLHFPVYDLDLEDDLRRLGVASHRRRPVGSGPRSRSDSVLGLDALEREDVLDAQGTRWRCFSSGEPLHQSRVNMSVLQPFLRVLSHGGYYGDGMNDIIVFSSCYLPQNRLENYQHVMDNLFRYVVGTLDLMVAENYVMVYLCAGGQKDKLPEFSWLRECYTTIDRRLRKNLKFFYVVHPTWYIKALITIIKPFISSKFSRKLRFINSLQELSDFLPTEHVQIPDCVRQYDQSLTR; this comes from the exons atggtaacagggCTGGGCCCTCGTCACGGCAACACACCGCACCTCTGCTTTCACACAGGATtatg GTCTCAGCTGTTCGTCCTGAAGCTGTCTCACCCGTCTCACCCGTCTCACCTCCCtggctgctgcagagggagggagttcCAGTTGACTCCCCGACGCCGTCGAGCTCATCTCCTGCT cagcagcatcatggaGGCCAGAGGGGCGGAGCCAGAGGACCACGCCCTCAG GTCGACGGCCGCGGAACAGCTGACAAGTTCTGATACTACTTCCGATACTACAACTAATACTACCACtgatactactgatactactaccGATACAACCACTGATACTACCAGTACTACCACTGATACTACCAGTACTAATATTGATACTACCAGTACTACTGCTgatactactactgatactaccAGTACTATTACTGATACTACCAGTACTACTGCTgatactactactgatactaccAGTACTATTACTGATACTACCAGTACTACTGCTgatactactactgatactaccAGTACTACTAGTGATACTACAACTGATACTACCAGTACTACCACTGATACTACCAGTACTACTAATGATACTACCAGTACTACCACTGATACTACCAGTACTACTACCAGTACTATCACTACAACTGCAGCTGATGGTTGTacttcctctgtgtctcctgCTGATCAACCAG CAGGTGGTGAggagctgacctctgacctccagccaG GAGCGACAGAGGAGGAGTCTTCGACCAGAGACAGACCAG atCGTCCCAGCAGTCTGCCCTTGTCCAGCACGCGACCAGTGAAGAAGAAGGTGCTGGTGGCTCCGCCCCTCAGTTTGTCTCTTG GTCGCAGCGAGTCCACGGTCTCTGACGACTTCCTGTCGGGCATCCTCTCCCCCGCCCCCGAAGACGACGATGACACAGGGCTGGACTTCGACCTGGATGCCATGGAAACGCCCTCTGACACCGAGTCGCTGCACTTCCCTGTCTATGACCTCGACCTGGagg aCGACCTGCGGCGTCTGGGTGTGGCATCCCACCGCCGTAGACCGGTCGGCTCCGGTCCCAGGTCCAGGTCCGACTCTGTTCTGGGGCTGGACGCCCTGGAGAGGGAGGACGTGCTGGACGCTCAGGGCACCAGGTGGCGCTGTTTCTCCTCAGGCGAGCCGCTGCACCAGAGCCGCGTCAACATGAGCGTCCTGCAGCCGTTCCTCCGGGTGCTGTCCCACGGAG GTTACTATGGAGACGGTATGAATGATATCATCGTGTTCTCCTCCTGTTACCTGCCACAGAACCGTCTGGAGAACTACCAGCACGTGATGGACAACCTGTTCAG gtACGTCGTGGGGACTCTGGATCTGATGGTTGCAGAAAACTATGTGATGGTTTATCTTTGTGCCGGAGGTCAGAAAGACAAACTCCCAGAATTCAGCTGGCTCAGGGAGTGTTACACCACCATCGACAGGAG actgAGGAAGAACCTGAAGTTTTTCTACGTGGTTCATCCGACCTGGTACATCAAAGCTCTGATCACCATCATCAAACCCTTCATCAG ctctaAGTTCAGCAGGAAGCTCCGGTTCATCAACAGCCTTCAGGAACTGTCGGACTTCCTCcccactgagcatgtgcagATCCCAGACTGCGTCCGACA GTACGACCAGAGTCTGACCAGGTGA
- the LOC118291801 gene encoding bcl-2/adenovirus E1B 19 kDa-interacting protein 2-like protein isoform X3 has protein sequence MVTGLGPRHGNTPHLCFHTGLWSQLFVLKLSHPSHPSHLPGCCRGREFQLTPRRRRAHLLLSSSIMEARGAEPEDHALRSTAAEQLTSSDTTSDTTTNTTTDTTDTTTDTTTDTTSTTTDTTSTNIDTTSTTADTTTDTTSTITDTTSTTADTTTDTTSTITDTTSTTADTTTDTTSTTSDTTTDTTSTTTDTTSTTNDTTSTTTDTTSTTTSTITTTAADGCTSSVSPADQPGGEELTSDLQPGATEEESSTRDRPDRPSSLPLSSTRPVKKKVLVAPPLSLSLGRSESTVSDDFLSGILSPAPEDDDDTGLDFDLDAMETPSDTESLHFPVYDLDLEDDLRRLGVASHRRRPVGSGPRSRSDSVLGLDALEREDVLDAQGTRWRCFSSGEPLHQSRVNMSVLQPFLRVLSHGGYYGDGMNDIIVFSSCYLPQNRLENYQHVMDNLFRYVVGTLDLMVAENYVMVYLCAGGQKDKLPEFSWLRECYTTIDRRLRKNLKFFYVVHPTWYIKALITIIKPFISSKFSRKLRFINSLQELSDFLPTEHVQIPDCVRQYDQSLTR, from the exons atggtaacagggCTGGGCCCTCGTCACGGCAACACACCGCACCTCTGCTTTCACACAGGATtatg GTCTCAGCTGTTCGTCCTGAAGCTGTCTCACCCGTCTCACCCGTCTCACCTCCCtggctgctgcagagggagggagttcCAGTTGACTCCCCGACGCCGTCGAGCTCATCTCCTGCT cagcagcagcatcatggaGGCCAGAGGGGCGGAGCCAGAGGACCACGCCCTCAG GTCGACGGCCGCGGAACAGCTGACAAGTTCTGATACTACTTCCGATACTACAACTAATACTACCACtgatactactgatactactaccGATACAACCACTGATACTACCAGTACTACCACTGATACTACCAGTACTAATATTGATACTACCAGTACTACTGCTgatactactactgatactaccAGTACTATTACTGATACTACCAGTACTACTGCTgatactactactgatactaccAGTACTATTACTGATACTACCAGTACTACTGCTgatactactactgatactaccAGTACTACTAGTGATACTACAACTGATACTACCAGTACTACCACTGATACTACCAGTACTACTAATGATACTACCAGTACTACCACTGATACTACCAGTACTACTACCAGTACTATCACTACAACTGCAGCTGATGGTTGTacttcctctgtgtctcctgCTGATCAACCAG GTGGTGAggagctgacctctgacctccagccaG GAGCGACAGAGGAGGAGTCTTCGACCAGAGACAGACCAG atCGTCCCAGCAGTCTGCCCTTGTCCAGCACGCGACCAGTGAAGAAGAAGGTGCTGGTGGCTCCGCCCCTCAGTTTGTCTCTTG GTCGCAGCGAGTCCACGGTCTCTGACGACTTCCTGTCGGGCATCCTCTCCCCCGCCCCCGAAGACGACGATGACACAGGGCTGGACTTCGACCTGGATGCCATGGAAACGCCCTCTGACACCGAGTCGCTGCACTTCCCTGTCTATGACCTCGACCTGGagg aCGACCTGCGGCGTCTGGGTGTGGCATCCCACCGCCGTAGACCGGTCGGCTCCGGTCCCAGGTCCAGGTCCGACTCTGTTCTGGGGCTGGACGCCCTGGAGAGGGAGGACGTGCTGGACGCTCAGGGCACCAGGTGGCGCTGTTTCTCCTCAGGCGAGCCGCTGCACCAGAGCCGCGTCAACATGAGCGTCCTGCAGCCGTTCCTCCGGGTGCTGTCCCACGGAG GTTACTATGGAGACGGTATGAATGATATCATCGTGTTCTCCTCCTGTTACCTGCCACAGAACCGTCTGGAGAACTACCAGCACGTGATGGACAACCTGTTCAG gtACGTCGTGGGGACTCTGGATCTGATGGTTGCAGAAAACTATGTGATGGTTTATCTTTGTGCCGGAGGTCAGAAAGACAAACTCCCAGAATTCAGCTGGCTCAGGGAGTGTTACACCACCATCGACAGGAG actgAGGAAGAACCTGAAGTTTTTCTACGTGGTTCATCCGACCTGGTACATCAAAGCTCTGATCACCATCATCAAACCCTTCATCAG ctctaAGTTCAGCAGGAAGCTCCGGTTCATCAACAGCCTTCAGGAACTGTCGGACTTCCTCcccactgagcatgtgcagATCCCAGACTGCGTCCGACA GTACGACCAGAGTCTGACCAGGTGA
- the LOC118291801 gene encoding bcl-2/adenovirus E1B 19 kDa-interacting protein 2-like protein isoform X4: MVTGLGPRHGNTPHLCFHTGLWSQLFVLKLSHPSHPSHLPGCCRGREFQLTPRRRRAHLLLSTAAEQLTSSDTTSDTTTNTTTDTTDTTTDTTTDTTSTTTDTTSTNIDTTSTTADTTTDTTSTITDTTSTTADTTTDTTSTITDTTSTTADTTTDTTSTTSDTTTDTTSTTTDTTSTTNDTTSTTTDTTSTTTSTITTTAADGCTSSVSPADQPAGGEELTSDLQPGATEEESSTRDRPDRPSSLPLSSTRPVKKKVLVAPPLSLSLGRSESTVSDDFLSGILSPAPEDDDDTGLDFDLDAMETPSDTESLHFPVYDLDLEDDLRRLGVASHRRRPVGSGPRSRSDSVLGLDALEREDVLDAQGTRWRCFSSGEPLHQSRVNMSVLQPFLRVLSHGGYYGDGMNDIIVFSSCYLPQNRLENYQHVMDNLFRYVVGTLDLMVAENYVMVYLCAGGQKDKLPEFSWLRECYTTIDRRLRKNLKFFYVVHPTWYIKALITIIKPFISSKFSRKLRFINSLQELSDFLPTEHVQIPDCVRQYDQSLTR; encoded by the exons atggtaacagggCTGGGCCCTCGTCACGGCAACACACCGCACCTCTGCTTTCACACAGGATtatg GTCTCAGCTGTTCGTCCTGAAGCTGTCTCACCCGTCTCACCCGTCTCACCTCCCtggctgctgcagagggagggagttcCAGTTGACTCCCCGACGCCGTCGAGCTCATCTCCTGCT GTCGACGGCCGCGGAACAGCTGACAAGTTCTGATACTACTTCCGATACTACAACTAATACTACCACtgatactactgatactactaccGATACAACCACTGATACTACCAGTACTACCACTGATACTACCAGTACTAATATTGATACTACCAGTACTACTGCTgatactactactgatactaccAGTACTATTACTGATACTACCAGTACTACTGCTgatactactactgatactaccAGTACTATTACTGATACTACCAGTACTACTGCTgatactactactgatactaccAGTACTACTAGTGATACTACAACTGATACTACCAGTACTACCACTGATACTACCAGTACTACTAATGATACTACCAGTACTACCACTGATACTACCAGTACTACTACCAGTACTATCACTACAACTGCAGCTGATGGTTGTacttcctctgtgtctcctgCTGATCAACCAG CAGGTGGTGAggagctgacctctgacctccagccaG GAGCGACAGAGGAGGAGTCTTCGACCAGAGACAGACCAG atCGTCCCAGCAGTCTGCCCTTGTCCAGCACGCGACCAGTGAAGAAGAAGGTGCTGGTGGCTCCGCCCCTCAGTTTGTCTCTTG GTCGCAGCGAGTCCACGGTCTCTGACGACTTCCTGTCGGGCATCCTCTCCCCCGCCCCCGAAGACGACGATGACACAGGGCTGGACTTCGACCTGGATGCCATGGAAACGCCCTCTGACACCGAGTCGCTGCACTTCCCTGTCTATGACCTCGACCTGGagg aCGACCTGCGGCGTCTGGGTGTGGCATCCCACCGCCGTAGACCGGTCGGCTCCGGTCCCAGGTCCAGGTCCGACTCTGTTCTGGGGCTGGACGCCCTGGAGAGGGAGGACGTGCTGGACGCTCAGGGCACCAGGTGGCGCTGTTTCTCCTCAGGCGAGCCGCTGCACCAGAGCCGCGTCAACATGAGCGTCCTGCAGCCGTTCCTCCGGGTGCTGTCCCACGGAG GTTACTATGGAGACGGTATGAATGATATCATCGTGTTCTCCTCCTGTTACCTGCCACAGAACCGTCTGGAGAACTACCAGCACGTGATGGACAACCTGTTCAG gtACGTCGTGGGGACTCTGGATCTGATGGTTGCAGAAAACTATGTGATGGTTTATCTTTGTGCCGGAGGTCAGAAAGACAAACTCCCAGAATTCAGCTGGCTCAGGGAGTGTTACACCACCATCGACAGGAG actgAGGAAGAACCTGAAGTTTTTCTACGTGGTTCATCCGACCTGGTACATCAAAGCTCTGATCACCATCATCAAACCCTTCATCAG ctctaAGTTCAGCAGGAAGCTCCGGTTCATCAACAGCCTTCAGGAACTGTCGGACTTCCTCcccactgagcatgtgcagATCCCAGACTGCGTCCGACA GTACGACCAGAGTCTGACCAGGTGA
- the LOC118291801 gene encoding bcl-2/adenovirus E1B 19 kDa-interacting protein 2-like protein isoform X1 has translation MVTGLGPRHGNTPHLCFHTGLWSQLFVLKLSHPSHPSHLPGCCRGREFQLTPRRRRAHLLLSSSIMEARGAEPEDHALRSTAAEQLTSSDTTSDTTTNTTTDTTDTTTDTTTDTTSTTTDTTSTNIDTTSTTADTTTDTTSTITDTTSTTADTTTDTTSTITDTTSTTADTTTDTTSTTSDTTTDTTSTTTDTTSTTNDTTSTTTDTTSTTTSTITTTAADGCTSSVSPADQPAGGEELTSDLQPGATEEESSTRDRPDRPSSLPLSSTRPVKKKVLVAPPLSLSLGRSESTVSDDFLSGILSPAPEDDDDTGLDFDLDAMETPSDTESLHFPVYDLDLEDDLRRLGVASHRRRPVGSGPRSRSDSVLGLDALEREDVLDAQGTRWRCFSSGEPLHQSRVNMSVLQPFLRVLSHGGYYGDGMNDIIVFSSCYLPQNRLENYQHVMDNLFRYVVGTLDLMVAENYVMVYLCAGGQKDKLPEFSWLRECYTTIDRRLRKNLKFFYVVHPTWYIKALITIIKPFISSKFSRKLRFINSLQELSDFLPTEHVQIPDCVRQYDQSLTR, from the exons atggtaacagggCTGGGCCCTCGTCACGGCAACACACCGCACCTCTGCTTTCACACAGGATtatg GTCTCAGCTGTTCGTCCTGAAGCTGTCTCACCCGTCTCACCCGTCTCACCTCCCtggctgctgcagagggagggagttcCAGTTGACTCCCCGACGCCGTCGAGCTCATCTCCTGCT cagcagcagcatcatggaGGCCAGAGGGGCGGAGCCAGAGGACCACGCCCTCAG GTCGACGGCCGCGGAACAGCTGACAAGTTCTGATACTACTTCCGATACTACAACTAATACTACCACtgatactactgatactactaccGATACAACCACTGATACTACCAGTACTACCACTGATACTACCAGTACTAATATTGATACTACCAGTACTACTGCTgatactactactgatactaccAGTACTATTACTGATACTACCAGTACTACTGCTgatactactactgatactaccAGTACTATTACTGATACTACCAGTACTACTGCTgatactactactgatactaccAGTACTACTAGTGATACTACAACTGATACTACCAGTACTACCACTGATACTACCAGTACTACTAATGATACTACCAGTACTACCACTGATACTACCAGTACTACTACCAGTACTATCACTACAACTGCAGCTGATGGTTGTacttcctctgtgtctcctgCTGATCAACCAG CAGGTGGTGAggagctgacctctgacctccagccaG GAGCGACAGAGGAGGAGTCTTCGACCAGAGACAGACCAG atCGTCCCAGCAGTCTGCCCTTGTCCAGCACGCGACCAGTGAAGAAGAAGGTGCTGGTGGCTCCGCCCCTCAGTTTGTCTCTTG GTCGCAGCGAGTCCACGGTCTCTGACGACTTCCTGTCGGGCATCCTCTCCCCCGCCCCCGAAGACGACGATGACACAGGGCTGGACTTCGACCTGGATGCCATGGAAACGCCCTCTGACACCGAGTCGCTGCACTTCCCTGTCTATGACCTCGACCTGGagg aCGACCTGCGGCGTCTGGGTGTGGCATCCCACCGCCGTAGACCGGTCGGCTCCGGTCCCAGGTCCAGGTCCGACTCTGTTCTGGGGCTGGACGCCCTGGAGAGGGAGGACGTGCTGGACGCTCAGGGCACCAGGTGGCGCTGTTTCTCCTCAGGCGAGCCGCTGCACCAGAGCCGCGTCAACATGAGCGTCCTGCAGCCGTTCCTCCGGGTGCTGTCCCACGGAG GTTACTATGGAGACGGTATGAATGATATCATCGTGTTCTCCTCCTGTTACCTGCCACAGAACCGTCTGGAGAACTACCAGCACGTGATGGACAACCTGTTCAG gtACGTCGTGGGGACTCTGGATCTGATGGTTGCAGAAAACTATGTGATGGTTTATCTTTGTGCCGGAGGTCAGAAAGACAAACTCCCAGAATTCAGCTGGCTCAGGGAGTGTTACACCACCATCGACAGGAG actgAGGAAGAACCTGAAGTTTTTCTACGTGGTTCATCCGACCTGGTACATCAAAGCTCTGATCACCATCATCAAACCCTTCATCAG ctctaAGTTCAGCAGGAAGCTCCGGTTCATCAACAGCCTTCAGGAACTGTCGGACTTCCTCcccactgagcatgtgcagATCCCAGACTGCGTCCGACA GTACGACCAGAGTCTGACCAGGTGA
- the LOC118291801 gene encoding BCL2/adenovirus E1B 19 kDa protein-interacting protein 2-like isoform X6, with protein MVTGLGPRHGNTPHLCFHTGLWSQLFVLKLSHPSHPSHLPGCCRGREFQLTPRRRRAHLLLSSSIMEARGAEPEDHALRSTAAEQLTTGGEELTSDLQPGATEEESSTRDRPDRPSSLPLSSTRPVKKKVLVAPPLSLSLGRSESTVSDDFLSGILSPAPEDDDDTGLDFDLDAMETPSDTESLHFPVYDLDLEDDLRRLGVASHRRRPVGSGPRSRSDSVLGLDALEREDVLDAQGTRWRCFSSGEPLHQSRVNMSVLQPFLRVLSHGGYYGDGMNDIIVFSSCYLPQNRLENYQHVMDNLFRYVVGTLDLMVAENYVMVYLCAGGQKDKLPEFSWLRECYTTIDRRLRKNLKFFYVVHPTWYIKALITIIKPFISSKFSRKLRFINSLQELSDFLPTEHVQIPDCVRQYDQSLTR; from the exons atggtaacagggCTGGGCCCTCGTCACGGCAACACACCGCACCTCTGCTTTCACACAGGATtatg GTCTCAGCTGTTCGTCCTGAAGCTGTCTCACCCGTCTCACCCGTCTCACCTCCCtggctgctgcagagggagggagttcCAGTTGACTCCCCGACGCCGTCGAGCTCATCTCCTGCT cagcagcagcatcatggaGGCCAGAGGGGCGGAGCCAGAGGACCACGCCCTCAG GTCGACGGCCGCGGAACAGCTGACAA CAGGTGGTGAggagctgacctctgacctccagccaG GAGCGACAGAGGAGGAGTCTTCGACCAGAGACAGACCAG atCGTCCCAGCAGTCTGCCCTTGTCCAGCACGCGACCAGTGAAGAAGAAGGTGCTGGTGGCTCCGCCCCTCAGTTTGTCTCTTG GTCGCAGCGAGTCCACGGTCTCTGACGACTTCCTGTCGGGCATCCTCTCCCCCGCCCCCGAAGACGACGATGACACAGGGCTGGACTTCGACCTGGATGCCATGGAAACGCCCTCTGACACCGAGTCGCTGCACTTCCCTGTCTATGACCTCGACCTGGagg aCGACCTGCGGCGTCTGGGTGTGGCATCCCACCGCCGTAGACCGGTCGGCTCCGGTCCCAGGTCCAGGTCCGACTCTGTTCTGGGGCTGGACGCCCTGGAGAGGGAGGACGTGCTGGACGCTCAGGGCACCAGGTGGCGCTGTTTCTCCTCAGGCGAGCCGCTGCACCAGAGCCGCGTCAACATGAGCGTCCTGCAGCCGTTCCTCCGGGTGCTGTCCCACGGAG GTTACTATGGAGACGGTATGAATGATATCATCGTGTTCTCCTCCTGTTACCTGCCACAGAACCGTCTGGAGAACTACCAGCACGTGATGGACAACCTGTTCAG gtACGTCGTGGGGACTCTGGATCTGATGGTTGCAGAAAACTATGTGATGGTTTATCTTTGTGCCGGAGGTCAGAAAGACAAACTCCCAGAATTCAGCTGGCTCAGGGAGTGTTACACCACCATCGACAGGAG actgAGGAAGAACCTGAAGTTTTTCTACGTGGTTCATCCGACCTGGTACATCAAAGCTCTGATCACCATCATCAAACCCTTCATCAG ctctaAGTTCAGCAGGAAGCTCCGGTTCATCAACAGCCTTCAGGAACTGTCGGACTTCCTCcccactgagcatgtgcagATCCCAGACTGCGTCCGACA GTACGACCAGAGTCTGACCAGGTGA